Proteins encoded within one genomic window of Glycine soja cultivar W05 chromosome 1, ASM419377v2, whole genome shotgun sequence:
- the LOC114407701 gene encoding DNA (cytosine-5)-methyltransferase CMT3-like — protein sequence MPSKRKTRSSASPAAAPPSKRASRSSASRVADSAPVKSEAEEVVAASSVVKEEAQASFTDVTDGNVSDGEGTNARFVGEPVPDEEARRRWPKRYQEKEKKQSAGPKSNRNDEDEEIQQARRHYTQAEVDGCMLYKLYDDAHVKAEEGEDNYICKIVEIFEAIDGALYFTAQWYYRAKDTVIKKLAYLIEPKRVFFSEVQDDNPLDCLVEKLNIARITLNVDLEAKKETIPPCDYYCDTQYLLPYSTFVNLPSENGESGSETSSTISSETNGIGKYEVNSQPKEAFLPEESKDPEMKLLDLYCGCGAMSTGLCLGGNLSGVNLVTRWAVDLNQHACECLKLNHPETEVRNESAENFLSLLKEWQELCSYFSLVEKKVSHEKYVNLFSEDDDDTSSNEEVNSEDDNELNEDDEIFEVSEILAVCYGDPNKKKEQGLYFKVHWKGYESALDSWEPIEGLSNCKEKIKEFVSRGFKSQILPLPGDVDVICGGPPCQGISGFNRFRNKESPLDDEKNKQLVVFMDIVQYLKPKFTLMENVVDLVKFAEGFLGRYALGRLLQMNYQARLGIMAAGAYGLPQFRLRVFLWGAAPSQKLPQFPLPTHDVIVRGVIPLEFEINTVAYNEGQKVQLQKKLLLEDAISDLPRVQNNERRDEIKYDKAAQTEFQRFIRLSKHEMLELQSRTKSSKSLLYDHRPLELNADDYQRVCRIPKKKGGCFRDLPGVRVGADNKVEWDPDVERVYLDSGKPLVPDYAMTFVNGTSSKPFARLWWDETVPTVVTRAEPHNQAILHPEQDRVLTIRENARLQGFPDFYKLCGPVKERYIQVGNAVAVPVARALGYTLGLAFEGSTSTSDDPLYKLPDKFPMIRDRVSSVSSEDDV from the exons ATGCCTAGCAAGCGCAAGACCAGATCCTCCGCCTCTCCCGCTGCCGCGCCGCCGAGCAAGCGCGCCTCCAGATCCTCCGCCTCTCGCGTCGCCGATTCCGCACCGGTCAAATCTGAAGCCGAGGAAGTTGTGGCAGCTTCCTCTGTCGTCAAAGAAGAGGCGCAAGCAAGCTTCACGGACGTTACTGACGGCAACGTTAGCGATGGCGAGGGGACTAACGCCAGATTCGTCGGAGAGCCTGTTCCCGACGAGGAAGCCCGGCGCCGCTGGCCGAAACGGTACCAGGAAAAG gaAAAGAAGCAATCCGCTGGGCCAAAATCAAACAG AAACGATGAAGACGAGGAGATTCAACAAGCTCGACGTCACTACACTCAGGCAGAAGTAGATGGGTGCATGCTTTACAAACTTTACGATGATGCCCATGTTAAA gcagaagaaggagaagacaaTTACATTTGTAAAATTGTTGAGATATTTGAGGCCATTGATGGGGCACTGTATTTTACGGCACAATGGTATTATAGGGCTAAAGACACT GTCATTAAAAAACTTGCATATCTCATTGAACCAAAGCGAGTTTTCTTTTCTGAAGTCCAGGATGACAACCCTTTGGATTGTCTAGTTGAAAAGCTGAACATCGCCAGAATAACATTAAAT gtAGATTTAGAAGCAAAGAAGGAAACCATTCCACCTTGTGATTATTACTGTGATACACAATATCTTTTGCCATACTCCACATTTGTTAACTTACCATCAG AAAATGGGGAATCTGGTAGTGAAACTTCTTCTACAATATCTTCTGAAACTAATGGAATCGGAAAATATGAGGTGAACTCTCAACCTAAGGAAGCTTTTCTTCCCGAAGAAAGTAAAGATCCGGAGATGAAGTTACTAGATTTATATTGTGGTTGTGGTGCAATGTCAACTGGTTTGTGCCTTGGTGGAAATTTATCTGGCGTGAACCTTGTTACT AGATGGGCAGTGGACTTGAATCAACATGCTTGTGAATGTCTTAAATTAAACCATCCTGAAACTGAG GTTAGAAATGAATCGGCagaaaattttctttcattattgAAGGAGTGGCAGGAATTATGTAGTTACTTCTCTCTAGTTGAAAAAAAGGTGTCAcatgagaaatatgtgaatctTTTTAGTGAAGATGACGATGACACTAGCAGTAATGAAGAGGTTAATAGTGAAGATGACAATGAACTGAATGAAGATGATGAAATATTTGAAGTTTCTGAAATCCTTGCTGTCTGCTACGGTGacccaaataagaaaaaagaacaagGGTTATACTTCAAG GTTCATTGGAAGGGTTATGAATCTGCCCTGGATTCTTGGGAACCAATTGAAGGTCTAAG TAATTGCAAGGAAAAGATTAAAGAATTTGTCAGTCGAGGCTTCAAGTCACAGATATTGCCTTTGCCT GGAGATGTTGATGTAATTTGTGGTGGACCTCCTTGCCAAGGTATTAGTGGTTTCAACCGGTTTCGGAACAAAGAGAGTCCTTTGGATGATGAGAAGAACAAACAACTAGTTGTTTTTATGGATATTGTTCAATACCTTAAGCCCAAATTTACATTGATGGAAAATGTGGTTGATCTTGTAAAATTTGCGGAAGGCTTTCTTGGGAGATATGCCTTGGGTCGCCTTCTTCAAATGAATTATCAAGCGCGTTTAGGAATTATGGCTGCAGGTGCTTATGGGCTTCCTCAGTTTCGTTTGCGCGTCTTTTTATGGGGGGCTGCACCTTCTCAG AAGTTGCCACAATTTCCGCTTCCAACTCATGATGTTATTGTAAGGGGTGTTATTCCCTTGGAGTTTGAG ATAAACACTGTAGCATACAATGAAGGACAAAAGGTTCAACTGCAGAAGAAGCTTTTATTGGAGGATGCTATTTCTGACCTTCCTCGG GTTCAGAACAATGAGCGTCGTGATGAGATAAAATATGACAAAGCTGCTCAAACGGAGTTCCAACGATTCATTAGATTAAGCAAACATG AAATGTTGGAGCTTCAATCTAGAACAAAATCGTCGAAGTCTTTGCTATATGATCATCGTCCACTAGAATTGAATGCGGATGATTACCAACGTGTGTGTCGGATCCCTAAAAAGAAG gGTGGATGCTTCAGAGATTTACCAGGTGTTCGTGTGGGAGCTGATAACAAGGTTGAATGGGATCCTGATGTCGAACGTGTATATTTGGATTCAGGAAAACCATTG GTTCCAGATTATGCCATGACTTTTGTGAATGGAACTTCATCAAA ACCTTTTGCTCGGTTATGGTGGGATGAAACTGTTCCAACTGTTGTGACAAGAGCAGAACCTCACAACCag GCAATTTTACACCCTGAACAAGACAGAGTGTTGACGATTCGTGAAAATGCAAGACTCCAAGGTTTTCCAGATTTCTACAAGTTGTGTGGGCCGGTCAAAGAAAG GTACATTCAAGTTGGGAATGCAGTGGCAGTTCCAGTAGCTAGAGCTTTAGGATACACACTAGGCCTTGCATTTGAAGGGTCTACTTCTACAAGTGATGATCCATTGTATAAATTACCTGATAAATTTCCCATGATTAGGGATCGGGTTTCTTCTGTATCTTCCGAAGATGATGTGTAA
- the LOC114407711 gene encoding uncharacterized protein LOC114407711, whose protein sequence is MASLDSLDFSLFRLSTDFCSPFAIFVQAQGCIINLILAFGWACAAFVRNREINRIKKSMRNGNNFAFLCHDISELEHSNQADLPSVTVIMPLKGFGEHNLHNWKTQLTSLYGGPQEYLLVVESTEDPAYHAVAKLITELEDSVKARIIIAGLSTTCSQKIHNQLVGVEAMHKDSKYVLFLDDDVRLHPGSIGALVREMEKNPKIFIQTGYPLDLPSGSLGSYCIYEYHMPCSMGFATGGQTFFLWGGCMMMHSEDFRQDNCGVVSGLRDGGYSDDMTLAAIAGAHKKLISSPAVAVFPHPLASDLNFGRYWNYLRKQTFVLESYVTKVNQVMNRALFAVHCYFSWGFVAPYCMAVIHVAAALRFRAREYSLEEMDYSSGGLTMVWILATCTLISLFSMWNLTRIEVLLCNILSPEAPRLSLASYNWFKVFVAMLVGNFLYPISAIRSHFTQSINWSGIIYHLKDGKINKIHRIPRRQDVAPVFTDLGGKHLYGKKGMPTKGSFLSSLSKRLFQWRQPKKSE, encoded by the exons ATGGCTTCCTTAGACTCTCTCGATTTCTCCCTCTTCCGTCTCAGCACTGACTTCTGCTCTCCTTTTGCCATTTTCGTTCAGGCGCAG GGATGTATAATAAACCTAATCCTTGCTTTTGGGTGGGCTTGTGCTGCATTTGTCAG GAACCGagaaataaatagaataaagaAGAGTATGCGGAATGGCAATAACTTTGCATTCCTTTGTCATGATATTAGTGAACTTGAGCACTCCAATCAGGCTGATCTTCCAAGTGTAACAGTAATTATGCCCCTAAAAGGATTTGGAGAACACAATCTCCATAACTGGAAGACTCAG TTAACATCGCTTTATGGTGGCCCTCAAGAATATCTTTTAGTAGTTGAAAGTACAGAGGATCCTGCATACCATGCTGTAGCAAAACTAATAACAGAATTAGAG GATTCTGTTAAAGCTAGGATTATAATAGCTGGTTTATCAACAACTTGTAGTCAAAAAATTCACAATCAATTG GTTGGAGTGGAGGCAATGCATAAAGATAGCAAGTATGTATTATTTTTAGATGATGATGTTAGGCTACATCCTGGATCAATTGGAGCACTCGTTCGTGAAATGGAAAAGAATCCCAAG ATATTTATTCAAACCGGATACCCTCTTGATTTGCCATCTGGAAGTCTAGGGAGTTACTGCATCTATGAATACCATATG CCTTGTTCAATGGGCTTTGCCACTGGTGGACAAACATTCTTTTTGTGGGGAGGGTGCATGATG ATGCATTCTGAAGACTTCAGGCAAGATAATTGTGGTGTAGTCTCGGGACTTCGAGATGGTGGATATTCTGATGATATGACTCTTGCAGCCATAGCTG GGGCTCACAAAAAGCTCATTAGTTCTCCTGCGGTTGCCGTCTTTCCTCATCCCCTTGCAAGTGATCTTAATTTTGGAAG GTACTGGAATTATTTGAGGAAACAAACATTTGTTTTGGAGTCATATGTAACCAAAGTTAATCAAGTAATGAACCGTGCATTATTTGCTGTTCACTGTTATTTTTCATGGGGATTTGTTGCACCATACTGCATGGCAGTGATTCATGTTGCCGCAGCACTAAGATTTCGCGCTAGGGAGTACTCACTTGAAGAAATGGATTACTCTTCTGGAG GTTTAACAATGGTGTGGATCCTAGCCACATGCACTCTTATTTCACTTTTCTCAATGTGGAACTTGACAAGGATAGAAGTTCTACTTTGCAACATATTGTCCCCAGAGGCACCTCGACTTTCTCTGGCTTCTTATAATTGGTTTAAA GTATTCGTTGCAATGCTGGTGGGCAACTTTTTATACCCTATATCTGCAATTCGTTCTCATTTTACTCAGTCTATCAATTGGTCTGGCATTATATACCATttgaaagatggaaaaatcaaCAAG ATACATAGAATACCAAGAAGGCAGGATGTGGCTCCAGTTTTCACTGACTTGGGAGGAAAACATTTGTATGGAAAGAAAGGGATGCCTACCAAGGGCTCATTCCTTAGTTCTTTGTCCAAACGTTTGTTCCAATGGCGTCAACCTAAGAAATCTGAGTAA
- the LOC114407716 gene encoding cytochrome B5-like protein, whose amino-acid sequence MVLLVGLTLLLGLFLAVLLFNPRHRKSGHKAKAQASLNVDKASKSYSKTEVSLHNKRTDCWIIIKNKVYDVTSYVEEHPGGDSILAHAGDDSTEGFFGPQHATRVFDMIEDFYIGDLEQ is encoded by the exons ATGGTATTGCTAGTTGGGCTTACATTGCTTTTGGGTCTCTTCCTCGCTGTTCTTCTATTCAACCCACGACACCGCAAATCTG GGCATAAGGCAAAAGCTCAAGCCAGTTTAAACGTTGATAAG GCATCAAAATCCTACAGTAAAACAGAAGTTTCGTTGCATAACAAGAGAACAGACTGTTGGATAATCATCAAGAACAAG GTATATGATGTTACCTCATATGTGGAAGAACATCCAGGTGGTGATTCCATTCTTGCACATGCAGGAGATGATTCAACTGAAGGGTTTTTTGG ACCACAGCATGCAACTCGAGTCTTTGACATGATTGAAGACTTCTACATTGGAGATTTGGAGCAATAG
- the LOC114407723 gene encoding senescence/dehydration-associated protein At4g35985, chloroplastic-like has protein sequence MGCNSSKAEPPLENSNHHHHHHHAEFQKPKTLKQEVVLQIPGCKVHLMDEGEAIELAQGHFTIMKIMDQNVPLATSIKVGNSVQWPLTKDEPVVKVDALHYLFSLPVKDGGEPLSYGVTFPEQCYGNMGMLDSFLKDQSCFSGLERNKKSDLNWEEFAPRVEDYNHFLARAIAGGTGQIVKGIFMCSNAYTNQVQKGGETILNTAAEKNNGSVVTESMNQRSDATKNNATNENLKRVRKLTNMTEKLTKSLLDGVGIMSGSMMTPVLKSQPGQAFLKMLPGEVLLASLDAVNRVFEAAEAAEKQTFSATSQAATRMVSNRFGEEAGEATEHVFATAGHSVNTAWNVSKIRKAINPASSANAAGALRNSAKNRNVIY, from the exons ATGGGTTGCAATAGCTCCAAGGCTGAACCACCGTTGGAAAACtccaatcatcatcatcatcatcatcatgcagAGTTCCAAAAACCCAAAACTCTCAAACAAGAAGTAGTGCTGCAGATTCCAGGATGCAAAGTTCATCTGATGGACGAAGGCGAAGCCATAGAACTGGCACAAGGTCACTTCACGATCATGAAGATCATGGACCAGAACGTGCCACTAGCAACCTCCATAAAAGTTGGAAACAGTGTTCAGTGGCCTCTAACGAAAGATGAGCCAGTGGTGAAGGTGGATGCTCTTCACTACCTGTTCTCTCTGCCTGTAAAAGATGGTGGTGAGCCTCTAAGCTATGGTGTCACCTTTCCAGAACAGTGCTATGGGAACATGGGGATGTTAGATTCTTTTCTGAAGGATCAATCTTGCTTTTCTGGTTTGGAAAGGAATAAGAAGAGTGATCTTAATTGGGAGGAGTTTGCTCCAAGGGTTGAAGATTACAATCATTTTCTGGCTAGGGCAATTGCAGGAGGGACTGGCCAGATTGTTAAGGGTATCTTCATGTGCAGCAATGCTTACACCAACCAG GTCCAAAAAGGAGGGGAAACGATCCTAAATACTGCTGCAGAAAAGAACAATGGTAGCGTGGTCACAGAAAGTATGAACCAAAGGAGTGATGCCACAAAGAATAATGCAACGAACGAAAACCTCAAACG AGTGAGAAAGCTGACAAATATGACAGAAAAGTTAACCAAATCTTTGCTTGATGGTGTTGGAATAATGAGTGGATCAATGATGACTCCTGTGCTGAAATCCCAACCAGGACAGGCATTCCTAAAGATGCTCCCTGGAGAGGTGCTGTTGGCTTCCCTTGATGCAGTCA ATAGAGTTTTTGAAGCAGCTGAAGCTGCTGAAAAACAAACCTTTTCAGCCACCTCCCAAGCTGCAACCAGAATGGTTTCTAACAG GTTTGGGGAAGAAGCAGGGGAGGCTACTGAGCATGTGTTTGCAACTGCAGGACATTCTGTTAACACTGCTTGGAATGTCTCTAAGATACGGAAGGCCATCAATCCAGCCTCTTCAGCAAATGCTGCAGGAGCACTGAGAAATTCTGCCAAGAATAGAaatgttatatattaa